A genomic segment from Nicotiana sylvestris chromosome 1, ASM39365v2, whole genome shotgun sequence encodes:
- the LOC138872663 gene encoding uncharacterized protein, which yields MEQQNCGLTSELETAKASSSQLKRDKELLECSLSEQLSKASEEVRELKALLAKKEEYTGEFYSKVVGFVVVWLHIHTSQESFREYTVKWREQASRVKPLMDEVGMVTIFLQAQEADYFQNMMSAMGKPFAKAIKIGEMVENGLKTGRIISQSTIRATSQTIQGRSGGIAKGKKKEETSMAVSGARRNCTPRSLFSERTPQHYYPHQDLAYTPQPYSVMNAQPYVRPQQQANRNQAPFPRNQPPYQTHYNPRPPQNNFHPHEPLKRPNFRPIGETYSSLLPKLVQMGLLQPVPQTRQNPASPAYRAGTRYAYHSGAEGHDTDDCWTLKTAMENLIEQRKIVLRDEDVPNVTNNPLPAYNKGPVIGIICEDKEFDPALKAIIAIADEEKKPKAAPKQDKGEKKKETTPPKSEKKIEVETGATPPKDVVLYVPQGHKEKQMTLSPSRRFEQNKTTQMYVPKGAYMMRGPIKPSRLNEPMVIGRAPQKPMKDPTAVPWNYNKMVVTYKGKEIPREVQENNPVEKYSNLEEVNNATRKRFPLKKPVSAEKAEAFFQNMKMADYEVIDQLRKFPEQVSLLALFMNSAEHQKVLIKTFNEAYVPVDTSVGQLERMAERFSAINQITFSKNDLPSEGATHNKALHLTVKCKGHYVKRVMLDGGSGVDICPLSTLQRMEIGTEIIRPNNVCVRAFYGIKRDTIGEINLILTIGPIDFEVTFQVLDMDTSYNFLLGRSWIYAAGAVPSTLHQMVKFEHEDQEIVVHGEYEQSIYWDPSVPCLEAREGSEHIVYQAFEIVVADQYKEGNPYPQHFLSNASIMVAKEMIRHGFKLGKGLGKSLQGIVELITPPTSEKFFGKKEEDEAFIAEEIEEICGAMRKILYKTHMVQPGEGSSTVEVLSNNVALNNMTCLRTSCPDPNTLSRCEIMNQEPEYDEEEAFKEINRELEQFENKPKPNLNETEPVNLCSSEEVKETKISIHTDERTRDALIHLLFEFKVVFVWSYDDMPGLSVDLVVHRLPTYPDYSPIQQKQRKFKIDISDKIKVEVTKQLKAGVIRVVRYTTWLANIVHVPKKDRKIQELADHLAENPIDDEYQPLRTYFPDEEVNSVEAISEDTHAWKMFFDGAVNAKGVGIGAILISPTGQHYPATARLRFFFTNNTAEYEACIMGINMAIDQNVEELLIMGDSDLIIRQAQGEWETRDVKLIPYKKHVEDLSKRFKSIEFRYIPRCHNELADALATLASMLPYPGNAHIDPLEIQIRERHGYCNTIEAAPNTQPWNYIKRVQSMHLVLTIQEEEEEEEEEEEEEEEEEEEEEEEEEEEEEEEEESQ from the exons gttctatagtaaggtggttggttttgtggtagtctggcttcacattcatacttcacaag aaagcttccgagagtacaCAGTTAAATGGCGTGAGCAGGCATCCAGGGTAAAGCCTCTGATGGATGAGGTTGGAATGGTTACAATTTTCCTTCAAGCTCAGGAagctgactacttccaaaatatgatgtccgcaatgggtaaaccgttcgctaaagctatcaagattggcgaaatggttgaaaatgggctgaaaacgggtcgaattATAAGCCAATCTACtatcagagctacctcccaaACCATTCAGGGTAGGTCTGGAGGAAtagcaaagggaaagaaaaaggaagaaacatctaTGGCAGTGTCGGGTGCAAGGAGAAACTGTACTCCCAGATCCCTTTTCTCAGAAAGGACCCCGCAACACTATTACCCTCACCAAGACTTGGCCTATACTCCTCAGCCATACTCGGTCATGAATGCTCAGCCTTATGtccggccacaacaacaagccaacagaaatcaagctccatttcctagaaaccaacctccttaccaaacccactacaacccccgtcctccacaaaataatttccaccctCATGAACCGCTAAAGAGGCCAAATTTCAGACCAATTGGCGAAACCTACTCCAGCCTGTTACCAAAGCTTGTTCAAATGGGTCTGCTACAGCCTGTTcctcaaaccaggcaaaacccagcatcacccgcttacagagccggtacccgatacgcctatcactcaggggcagaagggcatgacACAGATGATTGCTGGACTCTGAAGACAGCTATGGagaacttgatagaacaaaggaagatagtgctGAGGGatgaagatgttcccaatgtgacCAATAACCCACTGCCAGCCTACAACAAAGGGCCGGTAATTGGAATAATTTGTGAGGATAAGGAATTTGACCCAGcattgaaggccatcattgccattgctgatgaagaaaagaaaccaaaagctgccccgaagcaagataaaggggagaaaaagaaagaaaccaCCCCTCCAAAGTCAGAGAAGAAAATTGAAGTTGAGACCGGGGCAACGCCtcccaaagatgttgttctctaCGTCCCTCAAGGCCATAAAGAAAAGCAGATGACATTGAGTCCTTCCAGGAGATTCGAGCAGAACAAAACAACCCAGATGTATGTGCCCAAGGGGGCTTATATGATGCGGGGGCCAATTAAGCCATCGAGGCTGAATGAGCCCATGGTTATTGGACGCGCGCCACAGAAGCCCATGAAAGATCCTACTGCTGtgccctggaactacaacaaaatgGTGGTGACATATAAGGGCAAAGAAATCCCAagagaagttcaagaaaataaccctgTTGAAAAGTATTCCAatttggaagaggtgaacaacgctactagaaagcgcttcccacttaagaagcccgtgagtgccgAAAAAGCGGAGGCTTTCtttcaaaacatgaaaatggCAGATTATGAGGTGATTGACCAGCTTCGAAAATTTCCCGAACAAGTCTCCTTGTTGGCTTTGTTTATGAACTCCGCCGAACATCagaaggtattgatcaagacctTTAACGAAGCATATGTACCTGTTGACACTTCTGTAGGGCAGTTGGAGAGAATGGCAGAAAGATTTTCCGCAATCAACCAGATCACTTTCAGTAAAAATGATTTGCCCTCAGAAGGGGCCACACATAACAAAGCCCTGCACCTAACAGTCAAATGCAAAGGGCACTACGTGAAAAGAgttatgttggatggaggctctgGAGTAGACATTTGCCCACTTTCAACTCTACAGCGCATGGAAATCGGGACCGAaataatccgacccaacaatgtctgcgtacgTGCCTTCTATggcatcaaaagggacacaattggagagatcaatctaattctgaccatcggcccaatagactttgaagtaaccttccaggttctagacatggacacatcctacaactttCTTTTGGGGAGGTCATGGATTTATGCAGCGGGGGCTGTACCCtctactcttcatcagatggtgaagttcgagcatgaggatcaagagatcgtggtccacggaGAATATGAACAATCAATTTATtgggacccatcagtcccatgtcttgaagcaagagaggggAGTGAGCACATAGTTTATCAGGCTTTTGAAATTGTGGTTGCAGACCAGTACAAAGAAGGAAACCCTTACCCCCAACACttcctttctaatgcatcaatcatggtggccaaagaaatgatccgacatggcTTCAAACTGGGGAAGGGACTTGGGAAATCATTGCAAGGGATAGTTGAACTTATCACCCCGCCCACCAGTGAAAAGTTCTTCGGG aagaaagaagaagatgaggcatTTATTGCCGAAGAGATTGAAGAGATTTGTGGGGCAATGAGGAAGATACTATATAaaacccacatggtccagccaggggagggctcaagcaccgttgaggtgct ctctaataatgtggctttaaataacatgacatgcttgcggacttcatgcccagatccaaacacgttGTCTCgctgcgaaataatgaaccaagaaccggaatatgatgaagaagaggcttttaaggaaataaatcgagaattggaacaatttgagaataaacctaagccaaacttaaatgaaaccgagccggTTAATTTGTGTAGCTCTGAAGAAgtcaaagaaaccaagataagcattcatacagatgaaagaaccagggacgcattgatccatcttttgtttgaattcaaagttgTGTTTgtttggtcatacgatgacatgccaggattaagtgtcGATTTAGTGGTCCATAGGTTGCCAACCTACCCCGATTATTCCCCTATCCAGCAAAAACAGAGGAAGTTCAAaattgatatcagtgacaagattaaagtagaggtcacaaaacagttaaaggcaggagtgatccgagtggtccgatacaccacatggctggCTAATATAGTtcatgtgccaaagaaagatagGAAAATTcag gaattagcggatcatttggctgagaacccgattGATGATGAGTACCAACCTTTGAGAacttacttcccagatgaagaagtaaattcagttgaggcaatatctgaagacactcatgcttggaaaatgttctttgatggggcggtaaacgcaaaaggtgttggaattggggcaattttgatctcacccactggtcagcactatccagccACAGCTCGGCTTCggttcttctttacaaacaacaccgcggagtatgaagcttgcattatgggtataaacatggcaatcgaccaaaaTGTCGAAGAGTTGTTGATCATGGGAGACTCAgatctgattatccggcaagcccaaggagaatgggaaacccgagatgttAAGCTTATCCCTTACAAGAAGCACGTGGAAGACCTCAgcaagcgattcaagtcaatagagttcaggtacattcctcgttgTCACAACGAATTAGCCgacgcacttgctactttggcctcaatGCTGCCGTATCCAGGCAATGCTCACATAGATCCCTTGGAAATTCAAATccgggaaaggcatggttattgtaatacaattgaagcagcaccaaatacccaaccatg